The DNA segment CGATATTGTTCAGGCAGTCATGTCCGACCGGGTCGATGCCCGGATGGATGATGCAACCGCATCGAGCTATTTCGAAGTGACCAGCAAAGGACAACTCGTCGTCTTGCCCACGCTCTATAACGTCGCGCCGCTTGGCTTGGCGGTGAGCAAAGGCGACAGCGCAACCGCCGAGATGATGGTCAGCGCGCTTGAAACCCTGTTTGAAAACGGCACGTATCAAGGCATCCTTGAGTCCTATGGTATGGGAGCCTACGCCATTGACGCGCCCTACCGGGTCGACAGCATGGACGATTTGCGCGAGCAATAAGCGCCATAACACCCGGCCCGTCAGGTCGGGTGTCCACATCTCTACCAAAATGAGGGCATAGGTGGTGACCAGACCGGCTCAGCCAGACGCACAGGGGCAGAAGACCCAAATCCATGGGGTAGATGCCCTGACCGTGGTTCCGAGGCGCAATGACGCGATCTGGATTGGCACTGTTGTGGTGTTGATCCTTGCGGCGCTGATCCTCAAAGCCTTTGCCAGCAATCCGGCTTTCGCCTGGGGTACAGCCTGGGGCTATATGTTCCACCCGTCGATCCTACGCGGCCTTGGCAACACGTTGCTGCTCACCGTTTTGATCATGTCGGCGGCCACGATCATTGGCACTGCCGTTGCGATCATGCGTGTGTCGCCAAGTCCCATTTTACGAACCTTCGCCGGTGTTTATGTCTGGTTCTTTCGCGGGGTGCCGTCGCTCATCCAATTGATCTTTTGGTTCAACCTGTCTCTTTTGGTGCGCGAAGTTTCCCTGAGCTTGCCGTTCTTTGGCGAAATCTTCTCGGTGCGTACCAATGATGTCATGACGCCGTTTCTCTCGGCTGTGGTGGCGCTCGCGCTCTGTGAGGCGGGCTACATGGCCGAGATCATCCGGGCGGGCATCAAATCCGTGCCCTCTGGTCAAGCGGAAGCCGCCCGAGCGCTCGGCATGCCGTATCGCAAAATCCTAAGACAAATCATCCTGCCGCAAGCGATGCGGTTTGTTGTTCCTCCCACCGGGAATGAGGCGATCAACCTGTTGAAAATGACATCGCTTGTGACCTTTATCGCCGTCGATGATCTGTTCTATTCGGCCCAAAGCATCTACGCGCGCACCTTTGAAACCATCCCGCTGCTGATCGTCGTCGCCGTTTGGTATCTTGCCGTGGTCAGCATCATGTCCGTCGGACAGTTTTACATTGAGCGATATTTTGGTCGTAGCGACAGTGGCCGCGATCCGGAGGCTCTTTTGTCCATTCTGTCGCGCGGTCTCTTTTTGGGGCGAAAAAAGGAACGCAACAATGTCTGAGGCCCGCAAGATGAATGCAGACCGGTTTGGCGTGCCCGAAGAGTCGATGATTTTTGCGCGCAATGTGCGCAAGACGTTTGGCGCTTTAGAGGTTCTGAAGGGTGTCGACCTTGATGTGCCAAAGGGCTCGGTCGCCTGTATCATCGGCCCGTCCGGGTCGGGAAAAAGCACCTTTCTGCGCTGTATGAACCACCTCGAAAAGCTCACGGGGGGCCTTATTCTCGTTGATGGGGATTTCGTCGGCTACGATTTGGTGGGGGATAAGCTCTACGAACTAAAGGAAAACCAACTGTGCCGTCGTCGTGCGGAAATTGGCATGCTTTTCCAATCGTTCAATCTGTTTTCACATATGACGGTGATGGAAAACCTGATCCAAGCCCCGGTTCAGGTGCGGGGTACAAACGTGGATCAGGCGAAAGAAGAGGCCGCCGCCTTGTTGGCCCGTGTCGGCCTGTCCGACAAAGAGGCCGCCTATCCGCGCCAACTGTCTGGCGGTCAACAGCAACGTGTCGCCATTGCCCGCGCGCTGGCGATGAAGCCGAAAGTTCTGTTGTTTGATGAACCGACGTCGGCGCTTGATCCTGAACTCGTCGGAGAGGTTCTTGGCGCGATGCGAGATCTCGCCGAAAGTGGGATGACGATGGTTGTCGTGACCCACGAAATCGCGTTTGCCCGTGAGATTGGCGATCAGCTTGTGTTCATGGACCAAGGTCAGATTGTCGAACGTGGCAATCCGCGAGAGATGATCAGCGCCCCGCAATCACCTCGGACACGGGAATTCCTGTCGCGTGTGCTTTGAGGGCTGGGTCGTCCCGGTGGTCGCCTCAGAGTGAGACCCGCCGCTGTGGTGGATCACAGGGCTTTGTCACAAATCTTTTGGCGAAAACTGCCGCCGTGCCACGCGCATTGTCCTTCGCAGGACAGGGCGCGCCCCTGATTTATGTGCAAAAAGACAAACTCCGGCTCCATCTACTCATCACGCGCAACGCCGCAATATGGTGCCGCCGCACGAAGCACCTGTGAGACTGCGCCTGCATCGAACGGAACTGAATTCGCACTTCGATGTGATTTGCAGCACCTGTGATTACTTTCTGTCCGTCATCCCTCCCTTGCATTTTTGCTTTTCTCATTTTGATTGTGTCGGACTTGCGTCGCCACGCTCTTAAATGGCTAAAATACAGTACTGCATGTTGATCATTTAGGTCGGCGTGAAAGGCAATAAAACATAGGATTTTCAATGACTTTTAATGCACAAGGGATGTCCCGTCGGTCATTGCTAAGCATGATTGGCACTGTTGCGGGCAGCGCGGTCATGTATAGCGCAATGACTGAAATGGGGTTGGCTCAATCCTCCAATTGGGCGGGGCGGCCGGAGTTGAGCGGCGCGCCAAAAGGCACGCGGATTTTGGTCCTTGGGGCCGGTCTTGCCGGTATGACAGCGGCGTTCGAATTACGGAATGCCGGCTATGAGGTGAAGGTTCTCGAATACCGTGAAAAGGCTGGCGGTCGGTGCTGGACGCTGCGTGGGGGCGACACCTACACGGAGCTTGGGGGATTTGAGCAAAAGGTTGAGTTTGAGGACGGCAACTACCTCAATCCCGGTCCTTGGCGCATCCCAAGCGACCACTTCGCGGTGCTCGACTATGCGAAACGGTTCGGTGTGGAACTGGAACCGTTCATTCAGGTCAACTACAACGCCTATGTCCACAACACCGAAGCGTTTGAGGGCAAACCGCAGCGGTTCAAAGAAATTGACGCCGATTTCAGAGGCGGGGTCAGCGAACTTTTGGCCAAGGTTGCGGACCAAGGCAAACTCGACGGGCTGGTCAGCGCCGACGATGCGAAAACCCTTGTCTCGGCTTTGAAACGCTACGGCGCGTTGGATGAAAACGCGGCCTATGTCAAAGGCGAGGACTCGTCGTCCCATCGCGGTTGGACCAAAGCAGAAGGTGGCGGTGCTGACGGTGAACCCATCCCGTCCGATCCGCATGATCTGTCCACCATTCTCAATTCCGATCTGTGGAAGAGCCTCACAGGCGGTCTGCATCTGCACATGCAAACGACCATGTTCCAACCCAAAGGCGGCATGGACATGATTGCGCAGGGCTTTGAAAAACAGGTCAAAGACCTGATCACCTACAACGCCAAAGTTGTGAAAATTCGCAACACCGACGATGGCGTCGATGTCACATGGGTGCCATCAGAGGGGGCAGGGGCCGAGGCGGTGGAACGCGCGGATTACTGTATCTGCACCATTCCCTTCTCCGTTCTGGGTCAGATTGATCACGATTTTTCCACGCGAATGTCTCATATCATTTCGACCATGCCCTACGCCTCTTCGACCAAGGTTGGTTTGGAGTTCAAGCGGCGGTTTTGGGAGCAAGACGAACACATCTACGGCGGGATCAGCTACACCAACTTGCCGATCTCGCAAATCTCTTACCCATCCACGGGATATTTCAGCGATGGCCCCGCTGTGCTTTTGGCGGCCTATAGCTGGGGCGCGTATTCCTATCAGTTCAACGCCTTGCCGCCCTCTGAACGGGTCGCCAAAGCCTTGGAATACGGGGCGCAGATTCACCCGCAATATACCGAGGAGTTCAAGACCGGCGTTGGCGTCGGCTGGCACCGCGTGCCGTGGACGCTCGGGTGTTTTGGCCTGTGGAATGACCGTGAGGCCGACTACATGGATGCGACAAAAATGGATGGCCGCACATTGATGGCAGGCGAACATATATCCTACCTCCCGGCGTGGCAGGAGGGGGCGATCTTGTCCTCGCTTGATGCCATCAAACGTCTGCACGCCACGATCGTCGAAAACTGAGAGCTGGAGAGACACCTATGAAGCATACATTTATGGCTGCCCTTGCGGTTTCAGTTTTTGCTGTACCGCTTTGGGCCGATGACGTTCGCCCAGACACTTCTGGCTGGTTTGAAAACCCGGCCAAATTGGACCAACGCGGTGGCGAAGAGATCTACCGCGCGGTCTGTGCGGCATGCCACATGCCTGACGGCAAAGGCGCGCAAGGGGCGGGGATGTACCCGGCTTTGGCGGGAGATCACAACCTCGAATTCGCGGATTATCCCATCCATGTCGTGCTCAACGGGTTGCGTGCCATGCCCGCTTTGGGCGGCCAACTTGATGACGAACAAATTGCCGAGGTCGTGAACTACATCCGAACGAGCTTTGACAATAGCTACGCTGAAGATCCCGCCACAAGCGAGATGGTTGCGGCGAGCCGCTAACCCTTTGGCGCCGGACGTCCCCCGGCGCCAGTGCCCCCTACATTCAAAAGGAATATAACATGGTATCCATTAAATCTCTGCTCTGCGCTTTGGTCCTGTCCAACTTGGCCGCACCTGTTTTGGCCGAGGAGCCTGTGCGTCACCCGTTGCCGAACTCGAGCTTCCCGATCCTGCAAGCGGTGGAAGTTCCCGCGACTGCGACCACCGTTTACCTGTCCGGCACTGTCCCCGGCGTGCTGAACGCAGATGCGGAAAAAGGCACCATCGCGGCCTATGGCACAATGGAGGAGCAAACCGTCTCCGTGCTGAACCGCATTCAGGCCACATTGGAGTCGCTTGATATGAGCATGGGCGATGTCATCAAAATGCAGGCGTTCCTCGTGGCCGAAGACGGCAAACTGGTGGATTTTAGCGGCTTTATGGACGGCTATACGCAGTTTTTTGGCACAGAAGACCAACCCAACCTCCCTGTTCGGTCCGCTTTGGTTGTCGATGCTTTGGCAAATCCGGGCTTTCTGGTCGAACTCGAAGTGACGGCTGTCCGTCCTTAATCCGGCGCGTCAAATCCACAACACCTTCCGAAGCCACAGCATGCTTTGTGGCTTCGGAACAGTGAGTGTCCGAAGAGAATGCCGATGGGCTGGGCAGGTTTTGTCGCATCGAACGCGGCCATCGCGCGGCGTTTCTGAGCCGTATCAGATCACGGCTATGAGGATCGGCTTTGCCCATGTTTTCGTCCTGCTTTTGATCCCAACGACCTATTCCAACCTCGCGTAATTCTCCTCCAATTGCGCCCGGCACAGCCGTGGCTTTCCTCTTTGGCGCAAACTTATCGGTTGACAGAACGGCCCAGCATTTCGTTAATGCCCCTACGTCAGGGGAGTCCCGCCCAAGGGACTGAGAGGCTGATTGACGGCGGAAACTCCGCCCGAGGTGACGCGACCCTTAGAACCTGACCCAGTTGATGCTGGCGTAGGAAGACCGAAGGGCATTTCCGTACACCTCTACCACGAGGGCGGTCCTTTCGGGCCGCATGGCCCATTTGCGTTTGCGCGCATGGGCGGTGGTCCATGTCTGCTACCCGTTTCACTTGGGTCTCATCGTTATGAGGAGACCGAAATGAAAGACACGATCCCAACACTCACCACCGGCGCTTTGCCTGCCTCGCAAAAAATCTATGTTCATGGCCAGACCCATGAGCTGCGCGTGCCGCTGCGCGAGATTTCCGTGACGGGGGAGGCGCCCTTGCGGGTCTATGATAGCTCTGGCCCCTATACCGACCCGGCGGTGCAAATCGAGATTTCCGAAGGGCTGGCCGATGTGCGCGGCGGCTGGCTTCAGGCGCGCGGTGACATCGAACAATATGAGGGACGGGTGGTGACAGAGGCCGACAACGGCTTTGTGACCGGCACACGCTTGACGCCCGCTTTCCCGAAACAGCGCGATCCATTGCGCGCAGTTGGCACCCGGGCCGTGACCCAGCTCGCCTATGCCAAAGCCGGGGTGATCACACCCGAAATGGAATTCGTCGCCATTCGTGAAAACGAAGGCCGGATGGGGGCCTATACCCGTGATGGCGATCCAATGGGGGCGGAGTTGCCCGATCTGGTCAGCCCTGAATTTGTGCGCCGTGAGATTGCCGAAGGCCGCGCGATCATTCCCGCCAACATCAACCACCGCGAATTGGAACCGATGATCATCGGCCGCAATTTCAAGGTGAAGATCAACGCCAATATCGGCAATTCCGCCGTCACCTCCTCGATGGAAGAAGAGGTGGAGAAAATGGTTTGGGCGATCCGATGGGGTGCTGACACGGTCATGGACCTCTCGACCGGTCGCAACATCCACAACATCCGTGATTGGATCATCCGTAACGCGCCGGTTCCGATTGGCACCGTGCCGCTCTATCAGGCGCTTGAAAAGGTCAATGGGATTGCCGAGGATCTGACGTGGGAGGTGTTCCGCGACACGCTCATCGAGCAGGCGGAGCAGGGGGTGGATTATTTCACCATCCACGCAGGTGTCCGGCTGCACATGATCCCGATGACCGCCAAACGGGTGACCGGGATTGTGTCGCGTGGCGGCTCGATCATGGCAAAATGGTGCCTGCATCATCACCGCGAAAGTTTCCTCTACGAACATTTCGAAGAGATTTGCGACATTTGTCGCCGCTATGATGTCAGCTTTTCGCTGGGCGACGGGTTGCGCCCCGGCTCCATTGCCGATGCCAATGACGAGGCACAATTTGCCGAGTTGCGCACGCTGGGTGAGCTGACCAAAATCGCTTGGGCCAAGGACTGTCAGGTCATGATCGAAGGCCCCGGCCATGTGCCGATGCACAAGATCAAAGCCAATATGGACGAGCAGTTGAAACATTGCCACGAGGCACCGTTTTACACGCTCGGGCCACTGACGACAGACATCGCGCCGGGCTATGATCACATCACCTCCGCCATCGGTGCGGCGATGATCGGATGGTTCGGCACGGCGATGCTATGCTATGTCACGCCCAAGGAACACCTCGGCCTGCCGGATCGCGACGATGTCAAAACCGGGGTCATCACCTATAAACTCGCCGCCCATGCCGCCGATCTGGCTAAGGGTCATCCCGGCGCACAGCTGCGTGATGATGCGCTGTCACGGGCGCGGTTTGAATTCCGTTGGGAGGATCAATTCAACCTTGGTCTTGATCCCGACACCGCGCGCGACATGCATGACGAAACCATGCCGAAAGAGGCGCATAAAGTGGCGCATTTCTGTTCCATGTGTGGGCCGAAATTCTGTTCGATGCGGATTTCCCATGACATCCGCGCCGAGGCCGCAAAGCAGGACGGCATGGCGGCCATGGCCGAAAAATTCCGCGAGGGTGGTGAACTTTACCTGCCGACAGACGACAGCGCGACGGAACCGGCGCAATGATCTCAGTTCTTGGATCGGGCGTGGTGGGATTGTGCGTTGCCACCGCGCTACATGAGGCGGGGCATGAGATCGAAGTCATCGCGCCCGAACATAGCACACCCCCCGCCTCGTGGCTGGCGGGGGGGATGCTTGCGCCCTTTTGCGAGGGCGAAAGCGCGCCTGAGGTGATCGTCACGCGCGGACAGTCGGCGGTGGATTGGTGGGCGGCGCATGTTCCTGACGTGGTGCGACGCGGGACGCTTGTGCTTGCCGCCCCGCGTGATGCGAGGGAATTGGATCGTTTTGCGCGCGCAACACGCGGGCACGACTGGGTTGTGCCTGAGGCACTTGAACCCGCAGTCTCAGGACGATTTGCGCGCGGGCTTTTCTTTGCGACAGAGGCGCATCTTGATCCCCGTGCCGCGCTCACCGCCTTACGCATGCGGCTTTTGGCGGCGGGGGTGGCGTTTCGCGACGCCCCTGCGCGTGGTCGCGTGATAGAGTGCACAGGGATCGCGGCCCGCACGGCTCTGTCCGATCTACGCGCGGTGCGTGGTGAAATGTTGGAACTGCACGCGCCCGATGTGGCCCTCACCCGGTCTATCCGCCTGCTGCATCCGCGCTTTCCGGTCTACATCGTGCCCCGCGCCGCGGGGCGGTACATGGTCGGGGCGACGATGGTCGAAAGCGATGACGCGGGCGGCATCACGGCGCGCGCTGTGATGGAATTGCTGTCGGCCGCCTATACCGTTCACCCCGGCTTTGCCGAAGGTGAAGTCATCACAACGGCGGCGGGGTTGCGGCCGTCCTTTCCAAACAATCTGCCTGCCATCCGGCATGTCGGCGATGTGATCCACGTCAATGGCATGTACCGCCACGGGTTTTTAATGGCCCCGGCGCTCGCCCTTGATCTTGTGTCTGTTTTGGCAAAGGAGCCTGCCCATGCGCATTGATTTGAACGGTGTATCCTATGAGACGGCTGCCCCGACACTTGCTGATTTGATTGTGGAAACCGGTGCAGAGGCGGCCGCAGTTGCCACCGCGCTCAACGGGCAGTTCGTGCCCTGCACGGCACGTGCATCGACCCCACTCACCCAAGGCGCAAAGGTCGAACTCCTTGCGCCAATGCAGGGAGGATAGAATGTTTTATGGCATAGACCTCAACACCCGTTTGATGCTCGGCACGGCACAATACCCGTCGCCCGAAGTGCTGCGCGCGGCCATTTCGGCCTCTGGCGCGGAGGTTGTCACCGTCTCGCTGCGTCGTGAAGGACCGGGGGGCAGCGGATTTCGTGACATTCTTCGGGACAGCGGGTGTCGGATTTTGCCCAACACCGCGGGCTGCCATACGGTCCGCGAGGCCGTGACCACCGCTCATATGGCGCGCGAACTGTTTGGCACCCCCTGGATTAAGCTCGAAGTGATCGGCCATGCCGACACGTTGCAGCCCGATCCCTTTGCGCTGGTCGAGGCTGCCCGCATCCTATGTGCGGATGGGTTTGATGTCTTTCCCTATACGACCGAAGACCTGATCGTCGGTGAGAAACTGATCGAGGCCGGATGTCGCGTATTGATGCCATGGGGGGCGCCGATTGGCTCCGGGCAGGGGCTGCGTAATATTGGTGGGCTGCGTGCCATGCGGGCGCATTTTCCACAGGTGCCTTTGGTGATCGACGCCGGGATCGGCGCGCCGTCTCAGGCCATGCACGCGATGGAAATGGGCTTTGATGCGGTGCTTTTGAACACCGCCGTGGCCAAGGCACTTGATCCTGTGGCGATGGCACGGGCTTTTTCTGACGCAATCACGGCGGGACGTTTGGCGCGGGAGGCGGGTCTTATGCCTATGCGCGACATGGCCCAAGCGTCCACGCCAGTGTTCGGCATGGCGGAGTTGTTGGCATGAGCCTTGATCCGTTTTACCTGATCGTGGGCCATGTCAGTCAGATCGAATTGCTCGTCCCGCACGGGGTTCGCCTCGTCCAACTGAGGATCAAAGATCAACCGGAGGCGGAAATTCACCGTCAAATCCGTCGTGCCCGCGACTTTTGCGCCGTGCATCGCGCCCAGCTTGTGGTCAACGATCACTGGCAGGTGGCGCTTGATCTCAACTGTTCCTTTGTCCATCTGGGCCAAGAAGACATGGACAGCGCGGATTTTGCAGCACTGCGTCGTGCGGGGGTTGCCGTTGGCCTGTCCACCCATGATGAGGCCGAACTGGAGCGCGCCCTGTCGTGTGATCCGGCCTATGTGGCGCTTGGCCCGGTCTATCCGACGCTGCTCAAAAAGATGGCATGGGGTCCGCAAGGGCTGGATCGCGTGACCGCGTGGAAACGCGCGGCGGGTAAGGTTCCGCTGGTGGGGATCGGCGGGCTGACGCCGGAGCGATTGCCGGGGCTGTTCGCCGCCGGGGCGGACAGTGCCGCTGTGGTCACAGACATCGCGCAGGCGGCTGATCCCGAAGCGCGCTGTTGCGACTGGATCAAGGCCACGGAGGCGTGGCGATGAACCGGTATGTCAGGCAAGAAATTCTACCCGAAATCGGTGTGGCGGGCCAAGCGCGATTGGCCGCCGCACGGGTTTCGGTGGTGGGCGCAGGTGGGCTTGGCTCCACCGTTTTGCCGCTTTTGGCCGGGGCGGGGGTCGGGCGGATCGACATTGTCGATCCCGATCATGTCGAGGAAAGCAACCTGCACCGTCAGACCCTGTTTCGGATGTCCGATCTGGCCCAACCCAAAGCCGAAGTTGCCGCACAAAGTCTTGCGGCGCTCAACCCCGAGGGCCGGTTTATCGCCCATGCCACCCGGCTCGATCCAGAGAATGCCGCCAACCTCACAGCGCAGGCGGATCTGATCGTCGATGCCGCCGACAGTTTCGCCACCAGCTATGCGCTCTCCGATCTCTGCTTCGCGGTTGAACGCCCGTTGATCAGCGCCTCGGTGTTGGCGCGCCAGGGCTATGTTGGCGGGTTTTGCGGCGGCGCGCCCAGTCTGCGCGCGGTGTTTCCCGATCTGCCCTCGCGACTTGGGAGCTGTTCGGACACGGGCGTGATGGGACCGGTGGTGGCGATGCTCGGTGCGCTTCAGGCGCAGATGGCGTTGTCGGTTCTGTTGGGTCTCAAGCCCTCGCCCTTGGGACAGCTCTTATCGCTTGACCTAGCGCGGTGGCATGTAAGCGGCTTTCGATTTGACGGCGCGCCAGAGCCGGTTGCAATGCCGGAGATTTTGGCCCCTGCGCAGATCGACGTGGGGGATTTGGTCATCGACCTGCGGGGTCGCGACACAGTCGATCCACAGCCTGCGCCGGGACAGCGCGTGGTTTTCATTTGTACCTCAGGATTGCGGGCATGGCGGGCGGCCAAACGATGTGCTGCGCTTGGGCACCACCGGGTCGCCATCGTCGGAGACGGGCAGTGAGCGGGGTCGTGCTCTGCATCGGCGGTCTGGATTCGAGCGGCGGGGCGGGCGTGTTGCGCGACAGTGCCACGGTGCACGCCCTCGGGGGCACCGCGCGCGTTGCCGTCACAGCGGTGACCGCCCAAAGCGATCGCGCTGTGACGGCCGTTCACGCCATCCCACCCAAGGTCGTGGCGGATCAAATCGACATCGCCGGTGCGGTGAGCGCGGTCAAAATTGGCATGTTGGGCACGGCAGGGATCGTCGAGGCGGTTGCCGCCGCTTTCCCTCGCGCCCCATGCGTTTTGGACCCGGTGCTGATGTCCAGTTCGGGTCACATGTTGCTGGATGATCTCGGGGTCACGGCCCTGTTGGATCGGTTGTTGCCAAAGGTCGACCTTCTGACACCGAACGTGCCGGAACTGGCGGCTTTGGCGCGCCGCCTCTGTGTCCCAGAGGACGACCCTCGCGCCTGTGTTGAGCGGCTTTTGCACCGCGGATGCGGGGCAGTTTTGGTGAAGGGCGGACATGCCGAAGGCCTTTCAAGCGTCGATCACCTGTATCGCCGGGACGTCCCGGTTGTGGCCTTCGGCGCGCCCCGAATTGATGCCTCGCTCAGAGGCACCGGGTGTCGTCTGGCCAGTGCCATCGCGGGTCATATCGCACAGGGTGCCGGTCTTGTTGACGCGGTTGCTTTAGCAAAACAGCATGTCCACGGCGCGTTTGTATTGGCGTCTGGCGCGCCAAAACCACAGCCGGGCACCTGATGCCAGTCTCCCAAGCGTGATGTTTTACGCGTGCGGGATTGGATCAAAAATCCAGACCAAGATCGAGCGTGCGCGCCGAATGTGTCAGCGCCCCGGAGGAGATATATCCAACCCCGGTGGCGGCCACTTCGGCGATGCGCTCCAACCGCATGTTGCCCGAGGCCTCAAGGATCACCCGCCCCGCCGTCATCTCGACAGCGTCGCGCAGAGTTGGCGTGTCCATATTGTCGAGCAGCACCACATCCGCGCCGCCCTCATCAAGCACTTCGGCCAGTTGGTCCAGACGGTCCACTTCGATCTCGGTGCGGATCATGTGCGAAGCACTGGCCTTGACCGCTTGCAAAACCGGACGAATGCCACCCGCGGCGGCAATGTGATTGTCTTTGATCAGGAT comes from the Celeribacter baekdonensis genome and includes:
- a CDS encoding amino acid ABC transporter permease; the encoded protein is MTRPAQPDAQGQKTQIHGVDALTVVPRRNDAIWIGTVVVLILAALILKAFASNPAFAWGTAWGYMFHPSILRGLGNTLLLTVLIMSAATIIGTAVAIMRVSPSPILRTFAGVYVWFFRGVPSLIQLIFWFNLSLLVREVSLSLPFFGEIFSVRTNDVMTPFLSAVVALALCEAGYMAEIIRAGIKSVPSGQAEAARALGMPYRKILRQIILPQAMRFVVPPTGNEAINLLKMTSLVTFIAVDDLFYSAQSIYARTFETIPLLIVVAVWYLAVVSIMSVGQFYIERYFGRSDSGRDPEALLSILSRGLFLGRKKERNNV
- a CDS encoding amino acid ABC transporter ATP-binding protein; the protein is MSEARKMNADRFGVPEESMIFARNVRKTFGALEVLKGVDLDVPKGSVACIIGPSGSGKSTFLRCMNHLEKLTGGLILVDGDFVGYDLVGDKLYELKENQLCRRRAEIGMLFQSFNLFSHMTVMENLIQAPVQVRGTNVDQAKEEAAALLARVGLSDKEAAYPRQLSGGQQQRVAIARALAMKPKVLLFDEPTSALDPELVGEVLGAMRDLAESGMTMVVVTHEIAFAREIGDQLVFMDQGQIVERGNPREMISAPQSPRTREFLSRVL
- a CDS encoding flavin monoamine oxidase family protein, which translates into the protein MTFNAQGMSRRSLLSMIGTVAGSAVMYSAMTEMGLAQSSNWAGRPELSGAPKGTRILVLGAGLAGMTAAFELRNAGYEVKVLEYREKAGGRCWTLRGGDTYTELGGFEQKVEFEDGNYLNPGPWRIPSDHFAVLDYAKRFGVELEPFIQVNYNAYVHNTEAFEGKPQRFKEIDADFRGGVSELLAKVADQGKLDGLVSADDAKTLVSALKRYGALDENAAYVKGEDSSSHRGWTKAEGGGADGEPIPSDPHDLSTILNSDLWKSLTGGLHLHMQTTMFQPKGGMDMIAQGFEKQVKDLITYNAKVVKIRNTDDGVDVTWVPSEGAGAEAVERADYCICTIPFSVLGQIDHDFSTRMSHIISTMPYASSTKVGLEFKRRFWEQDEHIYGGISYTNLPISQISYPSTGYFSDGPAVLLAAYSWGAYSYQFNALPPSERVAKALEYGAQIHPQYTEEFKTGVGVGWHRVPWTLGCFGLWNDREADYMDATKMDGRTLMAGEHISYLPAWQEGAILSSLDAIKRLHATIVEN
- a CDS encoding c-type cytochrome, coding for MKHTFMAALAVSVFAVPLWADDVRPDTSGWFENPAKLDQRGGEEIYRAVCAACHMPDGKGAQGAGMYPALAGDHNLEFADYPIHVVLNGLRAMPALGGQLDDEQIAEVVNYIRTSFDNSYAEDPATSEMVAASR
- a CDS encoding RidA family protein, giving the protein MVSIKSLLCALVLSNLAAPVLAEEPVRHPLPNSSFPILQAVEVPATATTVYLSGTVPGVLNADAEKGTIAAYGTMEEQTVSVLNRIQATLESLDMSMGDVIKMQAFLVAEDGKLVDFSGFMDGYTQFFGTEDQPNLPVRSALVVDALANPGFLVELEVTAVRP
- the thiC gene encoding phosphomethylpyrimidine synthase ThiC, with the translated sequence MKDTIPTLTTGALPASQKIYVHGQTHELRVPLREISVTGEAPLRVYDSSGPYTDPAVQIEISEGLADVRGGWLQARGDIEQYEGRVVTEADNGFVTGTRLTPAFPKQRDPLRAVGTRAVTQLAYAKAGVITPEMEFVAIRENEGRMGAYTRDGDPMGAELPDLVSPEFVRREIAEGRAIIPANINHRELEPMIIGRNFKVKINANIGNSAVTSSMEEEVEKMVWAIRWGADTVMDLSTGRNIHNIRDWIIRNAPVPIGTVPLYQALEKVNGIAEDLTWEVFRDTLIEQAEQGVDYFTIHAGVRLHMIPMTAKRVTGIVSRGGSIMAKWCLHHHRESFLYEHFEEICDICRRYDVSFSLGDGLRPGSIADANDEAQFAELRTLGELTKIAWAKDCQVMIEGPGHVPMHKIKANMDEQLKHCHEAPFYTLGPLTTDIAPGYDHITSAIGAAMIGWFGTAMLCYVTPKEHLGLPDRDDVKTGVITYKLAAHAADLAKGHPGAQLRDDALSRARFEFRWEDQFNLGLDPDTARDMHDETMPKEAHKVAHFCSMCGPKFCSMRISHDIRAEAAKQDGMAAMAEKFREGGELYLPTDDSATEPAQ
- a CDS encoding FAD-dependent oxidoreductase, with product MISVLGSGVVGLCVATALHEAGHEIEVIAPEHSTPPASWLAGGMLAPFCEGESAPEVIVTRGQSAVDWWAAHVPDVVRRGTLVLAAPRDARELDRFARATRGHDWVVPEALEPAVSGRFARGLFFATEAHLDPRAALTALRMRLLAAGVAFRDAPARGRVIECTGIAARTALSDLRAVRGEMLELHAPDVALTRSIRLLHPRFPVYIVPRAAGRYMVGATMVESDDAGGITARAVMELLSAAYTVHPGFAEGEVITTAAGLRPSFPNNLPAIRHVGDVIHVNGMYRHGFLMAPALALDLVSVLAKEPAHAH
- the thiS gene encoding sulfur carrier protein ThiS, with protein sequence MRIDLNGVSYETAAPTLADLIVETGAEAAAVATALNGQFVPCTARASTPLTQGAKVELLAPMQGG
- a CDS encoding thiazole synthase, encoding MFYGIDLNTRLMLGTAQYPSPEVLRAAISASGAEVVTVSLRREGPGGSGFRDILRDSGCRILPNTAGCHTVREAVTTAHMARELFGTPWIKLEVIGHADTLQPDPFALVEAARILCADGFDVFPYTTEDLIVGEKLIEAGCRVLMPWGAPIGSGQGLRNIGGLRAMRAHFPQVPLVIDAGIGAPSQAMHAMEMGFDAVLLNTAVAKALDPVAMARAFSDAITAGRLAREAGLMPMRDMAQASTPVFGMAELLA
- a CDS encoding thiamine phosphate synthase, whose product is MSLDPFYLIVGHVSQIELLVPHGVRLVQLRIKDQPEAEIHRQIRRARDFCAVHRAQLVVNDHWQVALDLNCSFVHLGQEDMDSADFAALRRAGVAVGLSTHDEAELERALSCDPAYVALGPVYPTLLKKMAWGPQGLDRVTAWKRAAGKVPLVGIGGLTPERLPGLFAAGADSAAVVTDIAQAADPEARCCDWIKATEAWR
- a CDS encoding HesA/MoeB/ThiF family protein; protein product: MNRYVRQEILPEIGVAGQARLAAARVSVVGAGGLGSTVLPLLAGAGVGRIDIVDPDHVEESNLHRQTLFRMSDLAQPKAEVAAQSLAALNPEGRFIAHATRLDPENAANLTAQADLIVDAADSFATSYALSDLCFAVERPLISASVLARQGYVGGFCGGAPSLRAVFPDLPSRLGSCSDTGVMGPVVAMLGALQAQMALSVLLGLKPSPLGQLLSLDLARWHVSGFRFDGAPEPVAMPEILAPAQIDVGDLVIDLRGRDTVDPQPAPGQRVVFICTSGLRAWRAAKRCAALGHHRVAIVGDGQ